The Chromatiales bacterium genome contains a region encoding:
- a CDS encoding UvrD-helicase domain-containing protein — MKLNPAQRAAVEHAGTPLLVVAGAGSGKTRVITAKIAHLIRNTALEAQHIIALTFTNKAAREMRERVSRTLPAGQRQRLRISTFHALGMRVLRTEQEALGLRDGFAIYDAEDQRNLLRKLVVAGCDEARAAALAAAMSNYKNARAAGESATNDSPQTAEAAALYDDYQRALRTCNAVDFDDLICEPIALFDRDPQCLLAWRERIRYLLVDEYQDTNAAQYELVRRLVGDRNGLTVVGDDDQSIYAWRGARPDNLLRLADDFPTLRTIKLEQNYRSTNCILGAANALIANNTRATDKRLWSELGHGDPIRVMVADDDDDEAERVVADLQYRCFTESLRPGAFAILYRGNHQARAFERALRAKGVRYRLSGGQSFFERAEVRDFMAYLRLVANPDDDNAFLRIVNTPRRGIGTASLEALTRVAGSRGASLYDAALAPEFAIAAGARAQEALRDFTRWLDGLRERSEHAPARQIAREMLNESGYADWLHATVRDPAQADRRLANLDELIDWLAEAPVDSDGADGFAERVRSLLLAGALERDDEPEQQQDTVQLCTLHAAKGLEFEHVYLVGFEEGLLPHQRSIELDDIEEERRLAYVGITRARRGLTLTHARARRRQGGRSACEPSRFLDELPRETLKFLDAPGTEEERADAAAAGIAGLRALLARGGR; from the coding sequence CTTGTGGTTGCCGGCGCCGGCAGCGGCAAGACGCGTGTCATCACCGCCAAGATCGCGCATCTGATCCGCAACACCGCACTGGAGGCACAGCACATCATTGCGCTGACCTTCACGAACAAGGCCGCGCGCGAGATGCGCGAGCGTGTCTCGCGCACCCTGCCGGCCGGTCAGCGTCAGCGCCTGCGCATCTCGACCTTCCACGCGCTCGGCATGCGCGTGCTGCGCACCGAGCAGGAAGCGCTTGGCCTGCGCGACGGCTTCGCGATCTACGACGCGGAAGACCAGCGCAACCTGCTTAGAAAGCTGGTCGTGGCCGGTTGTGACGAGGCGCGCGCCGCGGCGCTTGCGGCGGCGATGTCGAACTATAAAAACGCACGTGCGGCCGGCGAGTCCGCAACGAACGATTCGCCGCAGACGGCCGAGGCCGCGGCGCTGTACGACGACTACCAGCGTGCGCTGCGCACCTGCAACGCGGTGGATTTCGATGATCTGATCTGCGAGCCGATTGCGCTGTTCGACCGTGATCCGCAATGCCTGCTGGCCTGGCGAGAACGGATCCGCTATCTGCTCGTCGATGAATACCAAGACACCAATGCAGCGCAGTACGAACTGGTGCGCCGATTGGTCGGTGACCGCAACGGCTTGACCGTCGTCGGTGACGACGACCAGTCGATCTATGCCTGGCGCGGCGCGCGGCCGGACAATCTGCTGCGCCTGGCCGACGATTTCCCGACGCTGCGCACCATCAAACTGGAACAGAACTACCGTTCGACGAACTGCATCCTCGGCGCGGCGAATGCGCTGATCGCGAACAACACGCGAGCGACCGACAAGCGCCTGTGGAGCGAACTCGGCCATGGCGATCCGATTCGCGTGATGGTCGCCGACGACGATGATGACGAGGCCGAACGGGTCGTGGCCGATCTGCAATACCGCTGTTTCACCGAGAGCCTGCGCCCGGGCGCATTCGCGATCCTGTATCGCGGCAACCACCAGGCGCGTGCGTTCGAGCGCGCGCTGCGTGCAAAGGGCGTGCGCTACCGGCTGAGCGGGGGCCAGTCGTTTTTCGAACGCGCCGAGGTGCGCGATTTCATGGCGTACCTGCGCCTGGTCGCCAACCCGGACGACGACAACGCCTTCCTGCGCATCGTGAACACGCCGCGCCGCGGCATTGGCACGGCCAGTCTCGAGGCCTTGACGCGCGTGGCCGGCAGCCGTGGCGCGAGCCTCTACGATGCCGCGCTGGCGCCGGAGTTCGCCATTGCCGCCGGCGCGCGCGCACAGGAGGCGTTGCGGGATTTCACGCGCTGGCTCGACGGCCTGCGCGAGCGCAGCGAACACGCCCCGGCGCGGCAGATCGCGCGCGAGATGCTCAACGAATCCGGCTATGCGGACTGGCTGCACGCAACGGTGCGTGATCCGGCGCAGGCCGATCGGCGACTCGCAAATCTCGATGAACTCATCGACTGGCTCGCCGAGGCGCCGGTCGACAGCGACGGCGCCGACGGTTTCGCCGAGCGCGTGCGTTCGCTGTTACTGGCCGGCGCGCTGGAGCGCGACGACGAACCCGAGCAGCAGCAGGACACCGTACAGCTGTGCACCCTGCATGCCGCCAAGGGACTGGAGTTCGAGCACGTCTATCTGGTCGGCTTCGAGGAAGGCCTGCTGCCGCACCAGCGCAGCATCGAGCTGGACGATATCGAGGAGGAGCGTCGACTGGCCTACGTCGGCATCACGCGCGCGCGGCGCGGTCTCACGTTGACCCATGCGCGCGCGCGCCGCCGCCAGGGCGGTCGCAGTGCCTGCGAGCCGAGCCGGTTTCTGGATGAACTGCCGCGCGAGACCCTAAAGTTCCTCGACGCCCCGGGGACGGAAGAAGAGCGCGCCGATGCGGCCGCCGCCGGCATTGCCGGGTTGCGCGCGCTGCTGGCGCGCGGTGGTCGCTGA